AGAGCCCACCCCAAATGAGTCTTGAATGTAGTGTTTCACTCAAGTTTTCAACTATTTAGTTAAAGGAGATCGCCAGATTTCTGCCTGTACGGATTACTATTTTGTGAATGAGGTGGATTTTGGTCGTGTTTAGTGTACTTGGTATATTTTAAAGGAATATTATTAAGCTTATCTGTTTGCTTAGCGTATCGTCCACGCTGATTAAATCTGAAGCAGATGGTTTCAATCAACCAAGATATTTGAGGTCAATACCTTCACACTACAATTATTAACCATGGCGATATACATTGGGAATTTGATAGAAAGATGTAAATATTCCCTTTTGTAACTTGTTTGTTGGTTATGTGATAGAAATATATATTCGCAAATTGATGATGAATAGAGGTTAAGTTTGACATTTAATAATAGAGCTCAAGACTGTTAGAACATGAGGAAAATTATTCTTGAAACCGGCATAGCATCATAGGTCTTAAAAGACTTCGATAATAGTAATCTTAAATCTGAAAATACACTTGGTTCAAGTTAGATTACAACAGCTGAACGGGCTTCATTACTTACCACTCCTGTCCTAAGCTCCGGGCAACACTGTTCGCCCATTTCATCCCTGGTTGAAACAAAGATGCCATTAGAATTTAGAAGTAAATTTCGAAGAAAGTTCCATTTCATCAATGCAATGCCTTCCTCGACCTCTGACAAAAGTTTCATTTCGACGTAAACTACAATAAATTACAATGATCTAGaattatttatgtatcaaatgcAAACAGGTAAAAGAGTGGATCAAATATCATAATAAGTGGCCTCTTCTTTATTATATGCCAAAAGGATGAGGATGCATACCTATAATACGCGATCATGACCAAGTGGTCGCATAGGTTGCATCCGGCCTGTCTTGATTGACCTGGTTGAGATTCACATGCTGAGGAAGAAGATTGTATCGTATACCCAGCTCCTCAAAAATTCTCTTCAGCTCAAGAACCAGTTCGGTTCTACGCCTGTTCTTCTCTCTAAAGTCCTGGAAGTTCATCGTGTGATTACAAAAGAGAGCCATCTTTAACTTATTCACATTCTCGATTTCCTTCACCACCACAAGGTGATTAGGACGCCACAGGGTATTAGCTTCCAAATGCCTGATTAAGACATGGCAGCAGAAACATCATAAATTGTACAGACCAAAACGAACTTGGAACAAAGAACAGTAAGTTCTGATAAACCTAATAAAAATCATACTCAACTATCGAgatcaaaacataataaaaaatattatataacatGGAGACACCTTACATGCTTGAACTAAAGTCAACTTACTTCTTTATCTCTTCTTTCAGCCTGCCTATTGTCTTTGCTGGGGTCAAAAAATCAATCGAGAACTCTATTGTATCACCCATATCCGGGCTTCTATAATAGTTGCTGATGGGCTTTGTAGCCAAAACTGAATTCGGGTAGTACACCTTTTCATTATCAAGTTTCAGAAAGACAGTCGTTAAAATATTCATCTCCTCGACCAGCAACTGTCAGTTACCATTACCAAGTGATAAGCATAATTAGTAACTTTCCCATAAATGCATGTAAGAATGTCATTTTCAATAGTTACCTGAACACCATCAACCACACAACGATCGCCGACATCAAAAGGATGCATCACAAACACGAATACTATAGCTTCAAAGATAGTCTTGCAGGTGTTTCCGAACATAAAAGCAGCCACTACAAGCTGCGATGAAAGGAGCAAAAGCAGTTTCGTGGTTGCAATTTCCAGCAAAAGAAGCCATATGATGACAGTAACAATAATTAGGACCACTGTCACGAGTGTATTCAACTGCTTTACGGCTGTTTTGGTGTCACTCAAAGCATGTACTAGTGTTTTCCGATCCGTGTAAACCTTTACCTGTACAAAATAACAACAACGGGCATGTTAATAAAAAAATCCTCATCTTTAAGGATGGTTTTCCTTCATTGCAGCAACACCCTATAGTGTCCGATTGTGTTCAAACCATAAAAACTTGCTATTTTCCATTTGCAAGGAAGCACACACACTGtgtaaaatatgaaaagattCAAAAAGTTGCTCAAGATTTATCCGATTTTCACAAAGAGCTTTTACCACCCAGTTTGTGAAACTTTTTCTATCAATTTTTCCAGTGCTCGATCCTTCGAACAAAGGGAACACAAGATCCACCTCCTCCTTAATCATGAATCTTAAGAGGTCATCCTCGTTAATGTAACTGATTGTAAAAGAGCAAATAGTTAGGGTaaggaaatattaaaataataataattagaaaaGTCGGCAGGAAAATCACTAGAAGCATCATGCAGGGCGGATTTTCTCACTTGCGATTTTGATTACTATCATGTTGTGCAACGTGTGCAAAAATTTGATGAGCAACATATTGTGCCTCCTCCTCGTTAGTAATTTCCTGTTCTGCTTCTTTGCCACCTTCATCGTACGCGCTTTCCTCTAATGTTTCGGAGACTGTTGAAAGCCCTGAATTCGTGATGGCATCTACCAACACCTTCATATGCCAAGCTGAAACTTTTTCTCGCTTCAATCTATGGACTTTTCCCATGTCAATCAACCTTTTTGTTTTTGGTTCTTTACCCTTTTTTGCATTACTAACAATCAAATGAGCTGGCGGTTTTTGAATCCCATCAATCTCCATAAATGGTGGTCCCGAAAGGGTCCTAAGTATGTAGTGATGGAAGACTGATTCTTGTATTCTGTCAAAGAACTTGTTCATATGGAAATTCGAAGCCAGTATCTTTAACATCAAAGTCTTCAACAACCACAAAAATGCTCCAATGAGGATGCTCACTAGAGTCCACGTCACATAATCTAGAATCTTTGAGGCAGTCTTCGATCTCTCAACATCAAGAAACAGAAGAACCCAAGTAAGAAGTACTATACTCAGCCAAATGAAGACCTGAACAATCTTCTTTAAACCGTGAACGAAGTATAGCACTTTCTTCCGAAGCAAAAAGTTAATCTCGATCAAGAAGACAACTAGATGCATAAACCAACGAGTAACCAACATACCGCAGAATATAACCACCACAAGTACACACCATTTCCAAACTTCCAAACCCGATAAAAGGATATTTTTTTCTTTACCTACTGTTAAACTAGCTATTAAGCACCCTATGAGAAACAAAAATACAACCCACTCAATCACAACCTTAGCTTTCACTCCCTTATGCTGCTCTTTATGCTGTTTAACTTTCTTAATTATCTCCTCATTTTCATTTTCCCCAGGGGAGCCTTTAGAAGCCAGCGATAACGTTTTCGACACAGCAGAGTCCGTCCTAATACTTCTAGCCGACTTGTTATTAGGGGAGGCCTTATTGATGGGTGAATTACAACCAACTTGTTCTTGATTAGCTAAATTAGTTTCTTCCATTTCATCAGATTCAGGGGTATAAGATTGTTCTCCAAATCTTGACTTGGGTTTAACAAATGACCTTCGTCTAAGAAGAGGTTCATTACCTGCAACTGGGGCTTTTGGTGGCTTACTTGCAGTAACAGCACCAGATTCAGTCGAAGCTTTGTTGGGTGCACCTTGAGAATTTTGCTTAGGGTTCAAAGCCTCTGCTTCTTTTGGAGAAGACCCTTTTGGCCCTTCACCGGCAACATTAATCACCACTTGTCTTCCACCACCGTTTCCCTCCGCCATTTCTTTAATTTTCCGTCAAAACCCTGGTaagagataaaaatattaaacaaagaAGTTAGCTTTCGCCTAGGAAACAGAACCAGGTTCACATTTAGGAACAAAAGAGGAAACTTTACATTTAAAAAGTGAGACTTTTCCTTAATCAAATATTAACAGCTGTTAAAGTAGCTTGGAAGAACATCTCCGTTAAATCAATGGCACATTGGCACCATATAGGAAACAAAGAATCAACTTAATTAGCTAAAAAAATAGACTATTAATTTTCAACTTTAGCaagaaaaaatcataaataaattagTCGCAGCGAATCCTTTCACTTTTACCTGAAAAAAGATAAAGGTTTCCAGAATAAAGTAAGCATCCAAAAAATACCCAGAAAGCGTACAAAGGAAGAACCAGGAGTGCACCACTCAAAGCAGTGCAAAGATACCAAATAAAGAGCAGGAAAGAACCGGAAAATGAAGGGAAAATAGAACTAAATGAAAGAGACGAAGATTGAGAGATATTTGGTTGAGGCAGTGAAAGACGAGCAATTGCACTAGTTAATTACTCTCACATTAACAAGAcaacagaaaaagaaaatcaatctAAGAAGGAAAAATGGAAAACACTACAGAGAGTGGGAAACAGAGATATATATTTGGAGAGAGTCAACAATGGAgtcaaacaaaaaataaactattaaacCGTCCTTAGCATGGCTAAACTCATTGTTCTAGGTGCAGGGAGATggcatatatatttatttttaatgggaCGAACTCTTACTTTTTATTCGTGGACGAGAATGACCCTTGCTTTTCCTTTTTGTGATGATTACTGTAGAAAACTAGGGCGGGAGCCGGAAGTAAACGGTGAGCATATGAAGGGTAATCTGGGAATTTGAAGATCTGTGAGTACGAGATAGGGTGTCGCTCCTCTGCAACGCGGTCTATAATTTTGTTTGAGCTTTAGGCCATGACGTAGCTTTTATTTGGTGACGCTTGTATTTAATAAATCCAAAACTTCTATTTAACACTATTAAGAAAACGATTAAAATAAGTTAAACCAAaattatattgaaataaaaacgACATAGTATTGGAATATgagatgaaatataaaatatacattgAGCTAACCTCCAGTATACAATTTGAACTACAAAATAAGCATCCACCTAATCTTACATGACAAAAGTCAAATTTGTTTAACAATGTGCATCTAACCTATGCTAATTAGATATGCCCTCTCCTTTTTT
The genomic region above belongs to Gossypium hirsutum isolate 1008001.06 chromosome D05, Gossypium_hirsutum_v2.1, whole genome shotgun sequence and contains:
- the LOC107907042 gene encoding mechanosensitive ion channel protein 10, with translation MAEGNGGGRQVVINVAGEGPKGSSPKEAEALNPKQNSQGAPNKASTESGAVTASKPPKAPVAGNEPLLRRRSFVKPKSRFGEQSYTPESDEMEETNLANQEQVGCNSPINKASPNNKSARSIRTDSAVSKTLSLASKGSPGENENEEIIKKVKQHKEQHKGVKAKVVIEWVVFLFLIGCLIASLTVGKEKNILLSGLEVWKWCVLVVVIFCGMLVTRWFMHLVVFLIEINFLLRKKVLYFVHGLKKIVQVFIWLSIVLLTWVLLFLDVERSKTASKILDYVTWTLVSILIGAFLWLLKTLMLKILASNFHMNKFFDRIQESVFHHYILRTLSGPPFMEIDGIQKPPAHLIVSNAKKGKEPKTKRLIDMGKVHRLKREKVSAWHMKVLVDAITNSGLSTVSETLEESAYDEGGKEAEQEITNEEEAQYVAHQIFAHVAQHDSNQNRNYINEDDLLRFMIKEEVDLVFPLFEGSSTGKIDRKSFTNWVVKVYTDRKTLVHALSDTKTAVKQLNTLVTVVLIIVTVIIWLLLLEIATTKLLLLLSSQLVVAAFMFGNTCKTIFEAIVFVFVMHPFDVGDRCVVDGVQLLVEEMNILTTVFLKLDNEKVYYPNSVLATKPISNYYRSPDMGDTIEFSIDFLTPAKTIGRLKEEIKKHLEANTLWRPNHLVVVKEIENVNKLKMALFCNHTMNFQDFREKNRRRTELVLELKRIFEELGIRYNLLPQHVNLNQVNQDRPDATYATTWS